A DNA window from Purpureocillium takamizusanense chromosome 9, complete sequence contains the following coding sequences:
- the VRG4 gene encoding GDP-mannose transporter into the lumen of the Golgi (EggNog:ENOG503NWKQ~TransMembrane:10 (i53-73o79-99i120-138o144-164i171-190o217-238i250-267o287-309i316-336o342-361i)~COG:G~COG:O~COG:U), producing the protein MADKKTDDFVVRVPDAATGLNGAADKGRFSLSPPRRSSPAAPSWLKSVEGSGGVSVIAYCLSSISMTLVNKYVVSGNSWNLHLLYLAIQSIVSTVTIVAGKQLGLIRELDDFDTQRAKKWFPISLLLVGMIFTGNKALQYLSVPVYTIFKNLAIIVTAYGEVMWFGGSVSALSLVSFCLMVFSSMVAAWADFSNAKSIASAGLKAGAPAVSTLNAGYAWMLINVFCSALYVLSMRKAIKFTNFKNWDVMFYNNLLTIPVLLVGSLVIEDWSSANLIKNFPVETRQSLMIGMIYSGLAAIFISYCTAWCIRATSSTTYAMAGALNKLPVAVAGLIFFSDPVTFGGVTAIFLGFVSGLLYTLAKNNKSKHSGPTLPTTNQAPMSASARSEKDAASS; encoded by the exons ATGGCGGACAAGAAGACCGACGACTTCGTGGTGCGCGTGCCCGACGCGGCCACTGGCctcaacggcgccgccgataAGGGCCGTttctcgctctcgccgccccggcgTTCGAGCCCCGCCGCACCCTCGTGGCTCAAATccgtcgagggcagcggcggtgtCTCCGTCATCGCCTACTGCCTGTCCTCCATCAGCATGACGCTTGTCAACAAGTACGTCGTGTCGGGCAACTCGTGGAATCTTCACTTGCTGTACCTCGCGATTCAG TCCATCGTCAGCACAGTCACTATCGTGGCCGGTAAACAGCTGGGCCTGATCCGGGAGCTCGATGACTTTGACACCCAGAGGGCCAAGAAAT GGTTCCCCATCTCACTCCTCCTGGTGGGTATGATCTTCACCGGCAATAAGGCCCTCCAGTACCTCTCAGTCCCCGTCTACACCATCTTCAAGAACTTGGCCATTATTGTCACCGCCTACGGTGAGGTCATGTGGTTCGGTGGCAGCGTCAGCGCCCTGAGCCTCGTTTCCTTCTGCCTCATGGTCTTCAGCTCCATGGTGGCGGCTTGGGCCGACTTTAGCAACGCCAAGTCGATCGCTTCGGCGGGTCTCAAGGCCGGTGCCCCTGCTGTCTCGACCCTCAACGCCGGCTATGCCTGGATGCTCATCAACGTCTTCTGCTCTGCCCTGTATGTCCTGAGCATGCGAAAGGCCATCAAGTTTACCAACTTCAAGAACTGGGATG TCATGTTCTACAACAACCTGCTCACGATCcccgtgctgctggtcggcTCGCTCGTCATTGAGGACTGGTCCAGTGCCAATCTCATCAAGAACTTCCCCGTGGAGACGCGTCAGAGCCTCATGATTGGCATGATCTACTCGGGCCTGGCTGCCATCTTTATTTCCTACTGCACGGCCTGGTGCATCcgcgccacctcgtcgacgacgtacgccatggccggcgcgcTCAACAAGCTccccgtggccgtggccggtctcatcttcttctccgacCCGGTCACCTTTGGCGGCGTCACGgccatcttcctcggcttcgtcagCGGCCTTCTCTACACGCTCGCCAAGAACAACAAGTCGAAGCACTCGGGCCCTACGTTGCCGACAACGAACCAGGCGCCGatgagcgccagcgcccgcagcgAAAAGGATGCCGCCAGTTCATAA